The DNA segment AATCACCAGTAAGATAGACACTAGTAGTGAACGAAGAttgcttttattattttcttcttttttctgttgAAACTGTTGAACAGACAATTGATTTGTCTTGATCACTACTTATAACAGTTGGTTTTGTATGCTGATTTTTCGTTTTCCAAATCGTGCAGGTTTTGTGGATTTGTGTAGATTCTGATTTGCTCAGGTTGGATTGAACACACTGTTCTTACCAGATTGAAGATtgcttttatttttcattttttcttttaGTTCCTTTTTCAGTTGAAGCTGTCGATCTGACAATTGATTTTTCTTGATCAACTACAGATAAAAGTTGGTTTTGTATGCTGATCTTTAGTATTCCTATTTGTGCAGATTTCCTGGATTCATGTAGATTCTGATTTGCTTAGGTTGGATCAAACACATTGTTCTTATCAGATTGAAGATTGCTTGCTTTTATGTTTCACTTTTTTTATCAGATTGAAGATTGCTTTTATGTTTCAATTTTTCTTCTAGTTCTTTCTTCAGTTGAAGCTGTTGAACCGTCAATTCATTTGTCTTGATCAACTACCGATAAAAGTTGGTTTTgtatgctgatcttttatttccaaCTTGTGCAGGTTTCATCAATTCATGTCGATTGAACACATTGTTCTTATCAGATTGCCATCAAATTGGAAACAGCCTTAGATTCTTGTGGCATCATCTTTTCTGGAGCTTCGAGTCCCAGCTGCTCTGATGCTTGTCCATGTTGTTGCATTGAGAAACTTGCTGATGAGTTTCTTGACAACATAGATGTTTCATTTGTGCAACACAGCAACTCATTGTTTCAACCTCTGTACCAACATTTAACTAATCTTTCATTTGTTATATTTTTTTGGGCACTTCTTCATGTCAGTTTCGTGTTGAATTTGACAGATTGGTGACAAATAGATATGCAAAAGATCATCTCACATTGTCCGGAAAATGTGGGGGGTGAGAATATGCTTTCAGAAAGACCATAAACATATGTCATCTGACTTTCTCAATTTTAACAATATAATCATTCAGAAAATCAAATTATAGTTTCACCTATCATTAAGCCTTATTAATGCAAGAGTGCATGCCACATGTGTTAGAACTTTCCATCATGTATATGTGCATTTTATATAGCATCATCACACAGTCTGGTTGATTCTTACCACAGTAACATATAAAAGAAAGAATTCTGATCACATGTTTCTGAGTTGAGCTCTATAAAAGATAGGGAGAGAAAAAAGGGATAAAGGAAGCAGAAGGCTGCCTGCTATTCCTCCAAATCTTAAATCTAATCTTGCAAATGGTCACTTCTTAATGGAGAAAGCATCAAAATAAAGCAATAAAGTTGAAGAAGCTGCTTGCTGTAAAGTTTCTGGTAATGCAAATTTTGCAAGGGAGTAAAAAGAATCAAATCCTCTCTAGTAGGCATTGGGTGTTGGTTGGGTTATCATGAGTATTAGAAACAGGACATCTATGATCCAAAAGTATGAAACACATGTAGATGTTTAAGTCAAGCCATATATCTTCATTTTACTCAACAATATACAAGGAAAAGAATGAGACAAGTAGAGAGGCAAGTGTTGAGAATTATTAGTAGGTCTAGTGCTGCTGTGTCCTTTGACATTTTAATCCCATCACTCTATCTCAAGTGTTGCAGCATTTTGTGCCATTGTGAAGGAATCATTGTGCCTTTTGAGTCAGTCAGTCTCCTGCATGACTTGTTAATGCACAGTCTCAAGCAGATATGATGGACAAGTGAGTGAGTTCACTAATAGCTGTAATCATTGAGGTTCTTTTAAGATCCACTTTGTTGTTCTTTCTCTCATCAAATTGACATGCCTTTCAGACCTTTTTTGCTCAGTTGAGCTAAAGTTTTCAGACAGCTTAGCAGTTGTGTGGCAGTAAATATGAAGCAGGCAGACTCTCAACAGGATTTCACTGTGTCTGACCTTTTTTCTTAAAACTGGAGTGAGCTTTATACTATTGAAATTTCATCCTCAGATCTGACAGACAAAAAAGTATCAATGAGCATGCCATGGCAACTTGTCTGTATCATTCAGTGAAAGAAATTATCTCTGTCAATGGTCATTTCACGGCCAGAGATCAGCAACTGCAAGACTATGCCCAGAGATCTTTTTCCCTGCAACATGAGCTTATGTTATTGTATCACCCTTCCTTGGATCTTTTTGTTGGCCTTTTATGAGCTTTACTGAGCTTGGGCTGCAGctcattcatgttgttttgatCTGTCACAGTCCTGCACTTGCAATTGAATGCCCCTGCTGGCTGCTGAGGCTCTCAAAGTTGCATGGCATTTTGGATCCATCCTTGTTGCTTTCACCCCTCAGGATGGTGTTTGACCCTTCGACATGAACTTACCAGGGCAGGAAACAACCGAGTGTGGAGAAAAGGCTATCGTTGGTTAGCTAGTGGTTGTGAGAGAGACCATTCCTGCTTTCTCAGTTAGGCCACCAACCCAAATGATCAGATGTTTGAGTTGATTTGCGGTGTGACATGCAACAAAGACCTTCATTCGAATCTGATGACTCTTCACACacactataggaaatttggtctgtAAGTTTAGCCGCTTGCCAAGTTAGGAGATTCATGTCCTCGAATCATTGCGAACTCACTGTCTCAGACATGGGGGCTTGCGATGAACTGGTAAAAGGAGTACTGAGACTTCCATCAATTCCGCCACGCAGTCTTACCGCCGCAATCGAAACATCGTTTTGCAACTCGAAATCTTGGTCGCTCGGGTTACAAAAGCGAGCTCGGTGTAAGACCAAATCACCTGAGAAATGAAAAGAAGAGAATGGAGGGGGGTAGATGAACAGCGAGTTTGGCAGAGAGCAGTGCTTCTTGTGCTTATTGCTGGTGCCGATAATGCCAAGATTGGAGTCAACGGAATCAAATGGCAAACCAAAGAGATGCATGTATGACATAACATCTGCGACGGTGGAGATGGAGCTGAAGAATATTTCCAGGGACACACGTTGCAAGCTGCATTAGTTGTGCCATTTCCAGTAGAACCTAAGGACAGTCAAATGTTTCAGAAGCTAGAGAAGTAGTAGCATGTAGCACAAGTAGGTCGGTCATCATCCCCTGCAAAATCTTGGATTCTCTCGAGCTTGACAAGCTGCAGCAATCCGAGAAGCAGGCAATGGATAAAGCCCGGCATCGCTGGCACTCTTCCGGCCGCCGACCAGCTGCTGAGACTCCTTGCAGTAAGCAATGGCTCCCTGAATTGAGCTCTCCATCTCTGAGTTGACGCTGCTGCTCCTCTTGAGCATCTGCGGCTGGTACACCCCGAGCGAGCTGGAACTCGAGAAGGAGGACGACAAAGAGGACGAGCAGGAAGAGGTCGTCGACGAGGACGAAGGCTTGGTAGTGGAGCTCCAGCTACTGGCACCAGAAAAGGACTTTCTGTGGATCAAGTCCTCTTCCAGTAGCTTCTCTCTCTCGGTGCTCCTGAGACTAGCGGCATTGGTGTCTTCAAGTACGTACTTCCCCTGCTGGATTTGGCCAAGCGGGCTCGTCTTTGCTGCCTTCTTGTAGCCATTGGAGCGCTCGTCGCATTGCAGGACCGCGCAGGACTCATCGGAGCACCTGGATCTGATGAACACAGACTTGAGATACGATCGAGAAGCCTTCAGCTTCAGGCCCAGCGATGATTGCTTGATGGACTTGAGCTTTTTGGACCAAGGCGATTGCTTCTGGTCCGACACCGCACTCAGCTCACCGCCGACTGCTGCGGAGACATCCTTCTCTCCGAAGCCGTCTGAATGCTTCGAGCTCTCGAGGAGCTTTTCGACCATCCGAAGGCGAGGAGGGAGGTGCAGGGGGAGGAGCTTCCCCTTGTAGAAAAGCTCGTCGGCGGGGGAGGTGGTGGCCTCCCTCTCCGTCGGGTTGCCACTCATCTGGAATTCGAATTCCTTGGAAAGAGGAGGGGATGCCATGGTGTAGCAGATGAAGCTGGcggtgctgccgccgccgccgccgccgcctaaaTCCACGTCCACAGCAGAGCTGACATCCATGTCTATGTAATCCTCCTCTTCCGCAAAGTGATCACAGGGAAGAGAAACCAACTGTTGCATCTGCAATAGCTCTCTTGCTTGCCTCTCCTCCATCATCCGTCGAAGCATACGGAGCGACCGACCACTGCTAGTTGTTGATGTAGAGTGGATTGTAGCGACCTTGGGAAGGAGTGGGAGAGGGAGGGCATCCTTCTTTAAGGTAGTGATGAGGCCAAATGAGAAAGAATTATGGAGGAGGCTGTCAGGGATTTGGAAGTGCAGAAAGCATCCAAGATAACAAATGAAGAGAGAGATGGGAGGGGATAGACAGTCCACCGAATGGGTCCTCAGCCTAATCATCTCACCATACTTTCTCCCTGTCCTAAATTTGTCTCTCTTCACCAGATGTTGTGTTCCTTGTTAATTGCTCATAGTACACTTGTTTGTTAGGTAACCTTTTCTTTTCCTTGTCTATGCTCAGTGTTCCTCAAGCTCATCTTACTCCACAAAACACAGATGTCTGAACATTGAACATGTTGTTGAGCAGCTTGTAGAATTTCCACAGGCAATCTAATCAATGTCCAAGTAGCAGGTTAGGAATGTTGactgtgaagagagagagagagagagagagagagttatccATTAATGACCATCAAATTCAATGGCCCCTTTTTGATTTGGAAAAATAGGCACACATGATGGCATCAATGCAACTGTTAAAGCTTATCATCTCAACAAAACACAGCACAGACAGATCATTTGGCCACCAAGATGTAATGGCAGAGTCAAGACAGTGTATCCTTTCGAGGCACAAACTGGCCAGTGGACTTGAAAGCTTTTCAACATCTGCATTCAGCTTTTAGCTTCACAaaatccaccaccaccaccggagCAAACTTGTTTCTGCAGTAAAACCAGCAAGTGCTGGAATGCTGATGCCTGCACACACTGCTTTACCAAAAGTTCTGAAGTGAATGCAACTTTTAATCTCTC comes from the Musa acuminata AAA Group cultivar baxijiao chromosome BXJ2-8, Cavendish_Baxijiao_AAA, whole genome shotgun sequence genome and includes:
- the LOC103995437 gene encoding probable membrane-associated kinase regulator 4, with the protein product MIRLRTHSVDCLSPPISLFICYLGCFLHFQIPDSLLHNSFSFGLITTLKKDALPLPLLPKVATIHSTSTTSSGRSLRMLRRMMEERQARELLQMQQLVSLPCDHFAEEEDYIDMDVSSAVDVDLGGGGGGGSTASFICYTMASPPLSKEFEFQMSGNPTEREATTSPADELFYKGKLLPLHLPPRLRMVEKLLESSKHSDGFGEKDVSAAVGGELSAVSDQKQSPWSKKLKSIKQSSLGLKLKASRSYLKSVFIRSRCSDESCAVLQCDERSNGYKKAAKTSPLGQIQQGKYVLEDTNAASLRSTEREKLLEEDLIHRKSFSGASSWSSTTKPSSSSTTSSCSSSLSSSFSSSSSLGVYQPQMLKRSSSVNSEMESSIQGAIAYCKESQQLVGGRKSASDAGLYPLPASRIAAACQARENPRFCRG